A stretch of Myxococcus hansupus DNA encodes these proteins:
- a CDS encoding GH3 family domain-containing protein gives MIPSALPLEGLRAVLAPSALRFHRALRNPEAAQAVCLERVLRSVRGSQQAERIAGFRHLRSTRDFQDAVPWVTPDALVPDLERIAAGASRVLTRESVLRFELSGGSSGASKRVPVTRGLLDEFQRALSPMLFEILHRRPSVRMGPSYWSISPLARKQERTAGGIPVGSADDSAYFSRTLRPLLSRIFAVPGDVGALPDVESCRYVTLWHLVACEDLTLISVWNPSFLSLLMAALERHGDRLAEDLRRGVCRPPTSGAGQDDAALRQVMSRMCFSPRPERASRLRDLLRSGGSARELWPRLSLLSMWTDAQAAHALPAACQRFPDVEVQGKGLLATEGVVTVPLFDAPAPVLAVRSHFYEFIDPEQPTLRPRLAHELEQGRTYGVLLTTSGGLLRYRLGDLVRVEGFRQATPCLRFVGRADAVCDLVGEKLSATRVGAVLDAILPEHFGGARPRFAMLAPEWAPTPSYVLFLETQAPLARLSAAAEAVERAFCEGHHYRYARELGQLGAVRAVRVVEGVRHYESRCVALGQRAGDIKPVDLHRLPGWSDHFSGAAA, from the coding sequence GTGATTCCGTCAGCGCTACCACTCGAGGGGCTGCGCGCCGTGCTCGCGCCGTCCGCGCTGCGCTTCCACCGGGCCCTGCGAAATCCCGAGGCCGCGCAGGCGGTCTGTCTGGAACGGGTGCTCCGCTCTGTTCGCGGGAGCCAGCAGGCGGAGCGCATCGCGGGCTTCCGTCATCTCCGAAGCACGAGAGACTTCCAGGACGCGGTGCCGTGGGTGACGCCCGACGCGCTCGTGCCGGACCTGGAGCGAATCGCCGCCGGTGCGTCCCGCGTGCTCACGCGGGAGTCCGTGCTGCGCTTCGAACTCTCCGGGGGTTCTTCTGGCGCGAGCAAGCGCGTGCCCGTGACGCGGGGCCTCCTGGACGAGTTCCAGCGCGCGTTGTCTCCCATGCTCTTCGAGATTCTCCACCGGAGGCCCTCGGTGCGGATGGGACCCAGCTACTGGTCCATCTCGCCGCTGGCGCGGAAGCAGGAGCGAACGGCGGGGGGCATTCCCGTGGGCAGCGCGGACGACAGCGCCTACTTCTCGCGGACCTTGCGCCCCTTGCTGTCGCGCATCTTCGCGGTGCCGGGGGACGTGGGGGCGCTGCCAGACGTGGAGTCCTGTCGCTACGTGACGCTCTGGCACCTGGTGGCGTGCGAGGACCTGACGCTCATCAGCGTGTGGAACCCCAGCTTCCTCTCGTTGCTCATGGCGGCGCTGGAGCGGCACGGCGACCGGCTGGCCGAGGACCTGCGTCGAGGCGTCTGCCGGCCACCCACCTCCGGGGCGGGACAGGACGACGCGGCCCTGCGACAGGTCATGTCCCGGATGTGCTTCTCGCCGCGTCCCGAGCGGGCCTCGCGCCTTCGTGACCTGTTGCGAAGCGGAGGGAGTGCTCGGGAGCTGTGGCCCCGCTTGTCGCTGCTCAGCATGTGGACGGATGCGCAGGCCGCTCACGCGCTGCCCGCCGCATGTCAGCGATTCCCTGACGTGGAGGTGCAAGGCAAGGGGTTGTTGGCCACGGAAGGTGTCGTCACCGTGCCGCTCTTCGATGCGCCCGCACCCGTGCTCGCGGTGCGCAGCCACTTCTACGAATTCATCGACCCCGAGCAGCCCACCTTGCGTCCGCGCCTCGCGCACGAGCTGGAGCAGGGGCGGACGTACGGGGTGCTGCTGACCACGTCGGGCGGGCTGCTCCGTTACCGGCTGGGAGACCTGGTGCGCGTGGAGGGCTTCCGGCAGGCCACGCCCTGCTTGCGCTTCGTGGGCAGGGCGGACGCCGTCTGCGACCTGGTGGGCGAGAAGCTCTCCGCCACCCGGGTGGGTGCCGTGTTGGATGCCATCCTGCCGGAGCACTTCGGTGGCGCGCGGCCCCGCTTCGCCATGCTCGCGCCGGAATGGGCGCCGACTCCGTCGTACGTCCTGTTCCTGGAGACCCAGGCGCCCCTCGCACGGCTCTCCGCCGCCGCCGAGGCCGTGGAGCGCGCCTTCTGTGAGGGGCATCACTACCGTTACGCGCGGGAGCTGGGGCAGTTGGGCGCCGTGCGAGCGGTGCGCGTGGTGGAGGGGGTTCGCCACTATGAGTCCCGCTGTGTCGCTCTGGGCCAGCGCGCGGGCGACATCAAGCCAGTGGACCTGCACCGCCTGCCGGGTTGGTCCGACCACTTTTCTGGAGCCGCCGCATGA
- a CDS encoding aromatic ring-hydroxylating oxygenase subunit alpha — MRQPLHLLPRDVAPVPNVDLEAEADLARCGALKDYWYVACLSTELRPGKPLARTLFGTGLVLFRDAQGQPTALRDRCLHRNARLSRGAVFDGRIGCPYHGWVYDASGAVVEVPSLGPSQRSELLNAEACAREGLKPEPCALGRVSRFPAVEQDGLVFVYMGGDAPARAAPFRVPHWGQDGWTVYFMVTRFPNGVTNLVENFMDVPHTLFVHPGWFRKPARKRVPATVRRAEGSVLVTYKQAQDTLTGLGRLFNPRGLPLVHTDMFHVPNVTRVDYLWGEHGFVINSQCTPAGPTDSWVYTAISYRLPVDVPGALVGRALKPLVRWYTRQVIQQDVDIMDIQREALLDGPGGGVYSGTEADLHHADIEAYRRWLREGGQGSGPEAAERDMVFWI, encoded by the coding sequence ATGAGACAGCCGCTGCACCTGCTCCCGCGTGATGTCGCGCCGGTGCCGAACGTGGACCTGGAGGCCGAAGCCGACCTCGCTCGCTGTGGCGCGCTGAAGGACTATTGGTATGTCGCGTGTCTCTCCACGGAGCTGAGGCCGGGCAAGCCCCTGGCGCGCACGCTCTTCGGGACGGGGCTGGTCCTCTTCCGCGATGCACAGGGGCAGCCCACCGCGCTGAGGGACCGGTGCCTGCACCGCAATGCGCGGCTGTCTCGGGGCGCGGTGTTCGACGGCCGCATCGGCTGCCCGTACCACGGCTGGGTCTACGACGCGTCGGGCGCCGTCGTGGAAGTGCCCTCGTTGGGGCCTTCGCAGCGGAGCGAGTTGCTCAACGCGGAGGCCTGTGCGCGGGAAGGGCTCAAGCCCGAGCCCTGCGCGCTGGGCCGGGTGTCTCGCTTTCCCGCCGTGGAGCAGGACGGCCTGGTCTTCGTCTACATGGGCGGCGACGCGCCCGCGCGGGCCGCGCCCTTCCGCGTCCCTCACTGGGGCCAGGACGGCTGGACCGTCTACTTCATGGTGACGCGCTTCCCGAACGGGGTGACGAACCTCGTCGAGAACTTCATGGACGTGCCGCACACGCTCTTCGTGCATCCGGGGTGGTTCCGGAAGCCCGCTCGCAAGCGCGTGCCGGCCACGGTGCGGCGCGCGGAGGGCAGCGTGCTGGTGACGTACAAACAGGCGCAAGACACCCTCACGGGGCTGGGCCGCCTGTTCAATCCCCGGGGTCTGCCGCTGGTCCACACGGACATGTTTCACGTGCCCAACGTCACGCGCGTGGATTACCTGTGGGGCGAGCATGGCTTCGTCATCAACTCGCAGTGCACACCGGCAGGGCCCACGGACAGTTGGGTCTACACGGCCATCAGCTACCGGCTGCCCGTGGATGTGCCGGGGGCACTCGTGGGGCGTGCCCTGAAGCCGCTGGTGCGCTGGTACACGCGGCAGGTCATTCAGCAGGACGTGGACATCATGGACATCCAGCGTGAGGCCTTGCTGGATGGGCCCGGCGGCGGCGTGTACTCCGGCACGGAAGCGGATCTGCACCACGCGGACATCGAGGCGTATCGCCGGTGGTTGCGCGAGGGCGGCCAGGGCTCGGGGCCCGAGGCCGCCGAGCGCGACATGGTCTTCTGGATTTGA